In the Solanum pennellii chromosome 5, SPENNV200 genome, one interval contains:
- the LOC107018903 gene encoding 65-kDa microtubule-associated protein 8: MGSVQTPIGIRSSALLETSCGYLLQELQMIWDEVGDDQFEREKVLLDIEQECLDVYRKKVDNANISRAQLHQELADSEAEFTHLLLLLDERSLPGRPEKMTGTLKEQLESIAPALREMRIRKEERVKQFRAVQGQIQKISAEIAGESEYNDLSSNVLVNGNDLSLKKLEEHQNELQRLQNEKIERLQKVESYISMIRSLAAMLGTDSSLIITKVHPSLNELSGLSKNISDSILEKLGSTVRSLEADKKARLEKLHQLGKALTNLWNLMDTPQKDRARFSNVTALISLSSKDISTPGSLTLDIIQQAETEVRRLDQLKASKMKELFLRKQIDLEEICKRSHMEIPSRLEMESIMKLMNSGEIDHADLLTSMNKQITQAQEEASSRKAIMEKVEKWILARDEELWLEEYSRDDNRYSVSRGAHKNLRRAERARVMVNKIPALVDMLMAKTKSWEEERKKPFLYDEVPLFAMLEEYNLLRKERDEEKQRQRELKKVQNQVPVGQENLFVLRPSTSSKRLSDRSLNGGFNNATPVNKKSSLGIQQLGPTPINTPQQSISFLKESKKEDHRKILPRSRFAFHPGDDSASVVSSFSGPFSP; the protein is encoded by the exons ATGGGATCTGTTCAAACGCCAATTGGAATAAGAAGTTCAGCATTGCTCGAGACGTCATGCGGATATTTACTGCAAGAATTACAG ATGATTTGGGATGAAGTTGGAGATGATCAGTTTGAGAGAGAAAAGGTCTTACTGGACATCGAACAGGAGTGCCTGGACGTTTACAGAAAGAAGGTTGACAATGCAAACATCTCCAGAGCTCAACTGCATCAAGAATTGGCAGATTCAGAAGCTGAGTTCACACATCTCCTATTGTTACTGGATGAAAGATCACTCCCTGGAAGG CCAGAAAAGATGACTGGAACACTAAAAGAACAGCTAGAATCGATTGCACCTGCCCTGAGAGAGATGCGAattagaaaagaagaaagagtgAAACAATTCAGAGCTGTACAAGGACAAATTCAGAAGATTTCTGCTGAAATAGCAGGTGAATCAGAGTACAATGATTTATCATCAAATGTTTTAGTAAATGGGAATGATCTATCACTAAAGAAACTAGAAGAGCACCAGAACGAGCTTCAGCGGCTTCAAAATGAGAAG ATCGAGAGACTTCAAAAGGTTGAAAGCTACATTAGCATGATCCGGAGCTTAGCAGCAATGCTGGGAACAGATTCCTCTTTGATCATTACAAAGGTTCATCCAAGCCTGAATGAGTTATCTGGACTGTCAAAAAACATTAGTGACAGTATATTGGAAAAACTTGGCAGCACAGTTCGGTCATTAGAAGCAGATAAGAAAGCACGTCTTGAAAAG CTTCACCAACTAGGGAAAGCATTGACAAACTTGTGGAATCTCATGGACACACCCCAGAAAGACCGTGCAAGGTTCTCCAATGTCACTGCTTTGATATCATTGTCATCAAAAGATATCTCCACTCCTGGAAGCCTTACTCTGGACATAATACAGCAG GCTGAGACAGAAGTCAGGAGACTGGATCAGCTAAAAGCAAGCAAGATGAAAGAGCTTTTTCTTAGAAAACAAATAGATCTTGAGGAGATCTGCAAACGGTCCCACATGGAAATTCCCTCACGGCTAGAGATGGAAAGTATTATGAAACTAATGAACTCTG GGGAGATTGACCATGCTGATCTCCTCACCAGCATGAATAAACAGATAACACAAGCACAAGAAGAGGCATCTAGCAGGAAGGCTATAATGGAGAAGGTAGAAAAATGGATATTAGCTCGTGATGAGGAGCTATGGTTGGAAGAGTATAGCAGG GACGACAACCGGTATTCTGTAAGCAGAGGTGCTCACAAGAACTTGAGAAGAGCAGAACGGGCCAGAGTCATGGTTAACAAAATACCAG CTTTGGTGGATATGCTGATGGCCAAGACTAAAAGCtgggaagaagaaagaaagaaacctTTTCTATACGATGAG GTACCGCTGTTTGCAATGTTGGAAGAGTATAATTTGCTAAGGAAAGAAAGAGATGAAGAGAAACAAAGACAACGG GAATTGAAGAAAGTGCAGAATCAGGTGCCGGTTGGGCAAGAGAATCTCTTTGTCCTAAGGCCAAGCACCAGCAGCAAACGTCTTTCAGATAGAAGCCTGAATGGAGGGTTCAACAATGCCACACCTGTGAATAAGAAGTCTTCTTTGGGTATACAACAGCTGGGACCAACTCCCATTAACACACCACAGCAAAGCATTTCTTTTTTAAAGGAATCAAAGAAAGAAGACCACAGAAAGATCCTCCCCCGTAGTCGCTTTGCTTTTCATCCAGGAGATGATTCTGCTTCAGTAGTCTCATCATTTTCAGGCCCCTTTTCACCTTAG
- the LOC107019836 gene encoding chromatin accessibility complex protein 1, translated as MTRAFDTMPGEDEEGTSTVAGETHQLQIPISRVKKIMKLDQDINKVNSEALYLIASSTELFLELLAEKSAQVALEKKRKTIKLDHLRVAVKRHKPTSDFLLDSLPMPSQPLDRSPKVQSRPRSSTDNPLPSGTRRIEAFFQKCT; from the coding sequence ATGACCAGAGCTTTCGACACAATGCCAGGAGAGGATGAAGAAGGAACCTCCACCGTTGCCGGAGAGACCCACCAACTCCAAATTCCGATAAGCCGAGTGAAGAAAATCATGAAACTGGATCAGGACATCAACAAGGTAAACTCAGAAGCCCTATATCTCATCGCTAGTTCCACCGAGCTTTTCCTTGAATTACTAGCAGAAAAATCTGCACAAGTCGCTttggagaagaagagaaaaacaatAAAGCTCGATCACTTAAGAGTTGCCGTAAAAAGGCATAAACCTACGAGTGATTTCCTTCTCGATTCGCTTCCCATGCCTTCACAGCCGTTGGATCGGTCTCCGAAGGTTCAAAGTCGTCCTCGATCATCCACAGATAATCCACTTCCTTCCGGAACTCGAAGAATTGAggcattttttcaaaagtgtaCTTAA